TCGGCCAATTCTGCCGGAGGCCACCTTCTTGCCATTTACTGCGATGGTGGCATCGCCGCCCTTGCCCAAGCCGTCGCCGTCGTAGTCAAAGTCCATGACGATCGTTGCAGGGCCGGGCGGAATAGGCTCCTCCGCTGCCACAGTAAACCGCTCAAGGCCGAGGAAGTTGTAGGTGTAAATCGGTCGACCGTCCTTCATGTAAAGTGACCAACCGCCAAAACGGCCACCTTGGGTCAGGATCACCCCTGTTGCACCTTCGTCGACTTCTACATCGGCCGTAATACGCTTGGATGTGTTCTTGGAGTTCAAGAACGTATTCTCCAATATGCCATTCATGCCACCGTAAAGCGTCAGTGATTTGCGGCCGCCCAACAAATCAGGGCGTCCTGCGATAGCTGGATTCATGCGTTCCA
This genomic interval from Candidatus Binatia bacterium contains the following:
- a CDS encoding arylsulfatase, with the translated sequence LEDDVWELYNTKEDFSLVNNLADQYPERVAAMEATFMEEAEKYNVLPIDDRTVERMNPAIAGRPDLLGGRKSLTLYGGMNGILENTFLNSKNTSKRITADVEVDEGATGVILTQGGRFGGWSLYMKDGRPIYTYNFLGLERFTVAAEEPIPPGPATIVMDFDYDGDGLGKGGDATIAVNGKKVASGRIGRTQPLIFSADETADVGLDNQTPVADDIGVGPEETRFTGTINQVVLAIE